A genome region from Passer domesticus isolate bPasDom1 chromosome 27, bPasDom1.hap1, whole genome shotgun sequence includes the following:
- the KCNH4 gene encoding potassium voltage-gated channel subfamily H member 4 isoform X1 encodes MPVMKGLLAPQNTFLDTIATRFDGTHSNFILANAQGRCGFPIVYCSDGFCDLTGFGRSEVMQKNCSCRFLCGADTSEPVLQSIERALDSRQEYQTEVCFYKKGGAAFWCLLDIMPIKNEKGEVVLFLFSFKDITESRGRSHPGDKKEEKQRSEKQRSKKPGSSHLRAARRQGRTMLHQLSSQFVRRDRGEMKINRNVFENKPSIPEYKVASVQKSRFILLHYSIFKALWDWLILLATFYVAITVPYNVCFTGTEDSLSAARSTIVSDIAVEMLFILDIILNFRTTYVSQSGQVVYDPRSICIHYVATWFFVDLIAALPFDLLYIFNVTVTSLVHLLKTVRLLRLLRLLQKLDRYSQYSAMVLTLLMSMFALLAHWMACIWYVIGRKELESNDPRTWDIGWLHELGKRLEAPYINNSVGGPSIRSAYIASLYFTLSSLTSVGFGNVCANTDTEKIFSICTMLIGALMHAVVFGNVTAIIQRMYSRRSLYHTRMKDLKDFIRVHHLPQQLKQRMLEYFQTTWSVNNGIDANELLHDFPDELRADVAMHLNKDILQLPVFETASRGCLRSLSLHIKTSFCAPGEYLLRQGDALQANYFVCSGSLEVLKDNVVLAILGKGDLIGADLCRTDQVIKTNADVKALTYCDLQHIGLRGLWEVLQLYPEYASKFTADIHQDLTFNLREGSEMEGLCRYSRSPRLPQPRPESGAAPEKPLPSIVEDEEEPDEVFQQSPAGSSRRKLLLPALGSSVRRGSLSSLLGDEPCQGSALRHHRPSPCRRDSRPQERDAGVGRRPGKLLIPSLHSSGPPDLSPRVVDGIEDNGGASEAQSFCFSAARDSPSAAGTDPGGAALAVEAEQIKQNIGRLNQEINHLNREVSHLSRELQGMMEMLKAHLGAPHPPACPCRPPAPVPPVPPSSLSSPSASPRPKRCPVRSRSAPWPGSEGPRPPRGDSPAPGAGAEPRRASDSQPPPLPPRSARSFPGCSAGAGGRARPQPRPGSSSSQ; translated from the exons ACAGCAACTTCATCCTGGCAAACGCTCAGGGTCGCTGTGGCTTCCCCATCGTCTACTGCTCCGACGGCTTCTGCGACCTGACGGGCTTCGGCCGCAGCGAGGTGATGCAGAAGAACTGCAGCTGCCGCTTCCTCTGCGGGGCTGACACCAGCGAGCCCGTCCTGCAGAGCATCGAGAGGGCGCTGGACAGCAGGCAGGAGTACCAGACTGAGGTCTGCTTCTACAAGAAGGGTG GAGCTGCCTTCTGGTGCCTGCTGGACATCATGCCCATCAAGAACGAGAAGGGGGAGGTGGTgctcttcctcttctccttcaAGGACATCACAGAGAGCCGAGGCAGGAGCCACCCTGGTGACAAGAAGGAGG AGAAGCAGAGGAGTGagaagcagaggagcaagaAGCCCGGGAGCTCTCACCTGAGGGCTGCACGGAGGCAGGGCCGGACCATGCTGCACCAGCTCAGCAGCCAGTTTGTCCGGAGGGACCGTGGAGAGATGAAAATCAACCGT AACGTGTTTGAGAACAAGCCCTCCATCCCCGAGTACAAGGTGGCCTCGGTACAGAAGTCCCGCTTCATCCTGCTGCACTACAGCATCTTCAAGGCTCTCTGGGACTGGCTGATCCTGCTGGCCACCTTCTACGTGGCTATCACCGTCCCCTACAACGTCTGCTTCACGGGCACAGAGGACAGCCTGTCAGCTGCCCGCAGCACCATCGTCAGCGACATCGCCGTGGAGATGCTCTTCATCCTGG ATATCATCCTGAACTTCCGCACAACGTACGTGAGCCAGTCGGGCCAGGTCGTGTACGACCCTCGCTCCATCTGCATCCATTACGTGGCCACCTGGTTCTTCGTGGACCTGATTGCTGCTCTGCCCTTCGATCTGCTCTACATCTTCAACGTGACCGTG ACTTCGCTGGTTCACCTGCTGAAGACGGTGCGGCTGCTGCGGCTGCTGCGGCTGCTGCAGAAGCTGGACCGCTACTCGCAGTACAGCGCCATGGTGCTCACGCTGCTCATGTCCATGTTTGCCCTGCTGGCCCACTGGATGGCCTGCATCTGGTACGTCATCGGCCGCAAGGAGCTGGAGAGCAACGACCCCCGCACCTGGGACATCG GCTGGCTGCACGAGCTGGGCAAGAGGCTGGAGGCTCCCTACATCAACAATTCGGTGGGGGGCCCCTCCATCCGCAGCGCCTACATCGCCTCCCTCTACTTCACCCTCAGCAGCCTGACCAGCGTGGGCTTCGGCAACGTCTGCGCCAACACGGACACCGAGAAGATCTTCTCCATCTGCACCATGCTCATTGGGG CGCTGATGCACGCCGTCGTGTTCGGCAATGTCACGGCCATCATCCAGCGCATGTACTCCCGCCGCTCGCTCTACCACACCCGCATGAAGGACCTCAAGGACTTCATCCGCGTGCAccacctgccccagcagctcaagCAGAGGATGCTGGAGTACTTCCAGACCACCTGGTCGGTGAACAACGGCATCGACGCGAACGAG ctgctgcaCGACTTCCCCGACGAGCTGCGCGCGGACGTGGCCATGCACCTGAACAAGGACATCCTGCAGCTGCCCGTCTTCGAGACGGCCAGCCGGGGCTGCCTGCGCTCCCTCTCGCTCCACATCAAGACCTCGTTCTGCGCCCCGGGGGAGTATCTGCTGCGCCAGGGCGACGCCTTGCAGGCCAACTACTTCGTGTGCTCCGGCTCCCTCGAGGTGCTGAAGGACAACGTGGTCCTGGCCATCCTGG GCAAAGGGGATTTGATTGGAGCCGACCTGTGCAGAACGGACCAGGTGATCAAGACCAACGCGGACGTGAAGGCTCTGACCTACTGCGACCTGCAGCACATCGGCCTGCGGGGGCTCTGGGAGGTGCTGCAGCTCTATCCCGAGTACGCCAGCAAGTTCACAGCTGACATCCACCAGGACCTGACCTTCAACCTGCGGGAGGGCAGCGAGATGGAG GGGCTCTGCCGCTACTCCCGGTCCCCGAGGCTGCCACAG CCTCGTCCGGAGAGCGGCGCGGCCCCGGAGAAACCCCTGCCCTCCATTgtggaggatgaggaggagcccgaCGAGGTTTTCCAGCAGTCCCCCGCCGGCAGCTCCCGCcgcaagctgctgctgcccgcGCTGGGCAGCTCCGTGCGCCGCggctccctgagcagcctcctGGGCGAtgagccgtgccagggctcgGCCCTGCGGCACCACCGCCCCTCGCCGTGCCGCAGGGACAGCCGGCCCCAGGAGAGGGATGCTGGCGTGGGCAGGAGGCCGGGCAAGCTGCTCATCCCGTCGCTGCACTCGAGCGGCCCGCCCGACCTCAGCCCCAG ggtggTGGATGGCATCGAGGACAACGGAGGGGCTTCGGAGGCTCAGAGCTTCTGCTTCAGCGCGGCGAGGGACTCCCCGAGCGCAG CAGGAACCGACCCCGGCGGCGCAGCCCTGGCGGTGGAGGCAGAGCAGATAAAGCAGAACATCGGCAGGCTCAACCAGGAG ATCAACCACCTCAACCGGGAGGTGTCCCACCTCagccgggagctgcagggcatGATGGAGATGCTCAAGGCTCACCTGGGCGCCCCGCACCCCCCGGCCTGTCCctgccgcccgcccgccccggtgcccccggtgccccccagctccctcagctcgCCCAGCGCCAGCCCCCGGCCCAAGCGCTGCCCGGTCCGCAGCCGCTCCGCGCCCTGGCCGGGCTCCGAggggccgcgcccgccgcgggGGGACAgccccgctcccggtgccggtgccgagCCCCGCCGCGCCTCGGACTcgcagccgccgccgctgccgccgcgcTCCGCCCGCTCCTTCCCCGGCTGctcggccggggccgggggccgcgcccGCCCGCAGCCGCGCCccggctccagcagctcccagtga
- the KCNH4 gene encoding potassium voltage-gated channel subfamily H member 4 isoform X2 gives MPVMKGLLAPQNTFLDTIATRFDGTHSNFILANAQGRCGFPIVYCSDGFCDLTGFGRSEVMQKNCSCRFLCGADTSEPVLQSIERALDSRQEYQTEVCFYKKGGAAFWCLLDIMPIKNEKGEVVLFLFSFKDITESRGRSHPGDKKEEKQRSEKQRSKKPGSSHLRAARRQGRTMLHQLSSQFVRRDRGEMKINRNVFENKPSIPEYKVASVQKSRFILLHYSIFKALWDWLILLATFYVAITVPYNVCFTGTEDSLSAARSTIVSDIAVEMLFILDIILNFRTTYVSQSGQVVYDPRSICIHYVATWFFVDLIAALPFDLLYIFNVTVTSLVHLLKTVRLLRLLRLLQKLDRYSQYSAMVLTLLMSMFALLAHWMACIWYVIGRKELESNDPRTWDIGWLHELGKRLEAPYINNSVGGPSIRSAYIASLYFTLSSLTSVGFGNVCANTDTEKIFSICTMLIGALMHAVVFGNVTAIIQRMYSRRSLYHTRMKDLKDFIRVHHLPQQLKQRMLEYFQTTWSVNNGIDANELLHDFPDELRADVAMHLNKDILQLPVFETASRGCLRSLSLHIKTSFCAPGEYLLRQGDALQANYFVCSGSLEVLKDNVVLAILGKGDLIGADLCRTDQVIKTNADVKALTYCDLQHIGLRGLWEVLQLYPEYASKFTADIHQDLTFNLREGSEMEGLCRYSRSPRLPQPRPESGAAPEKPLPSIVEDEEEPDEVFQQSPAGSSRRKLLLPALGSSVRRGSLSSLLGDEPCQGSALRHHRPSPCRRDSRPQERDAGVGRRPGKLLIPSLHSSGPPDLSPRVVDGIEDNGGASEAQSFCFSAARDSPSAGTDPGGAALAVEAEQIKQNIGRLNQEINHLNREVSHLSRELQGMMEMLKAHLGAPHPPACPCRPPAPVPPVPPSSLSSPSASPRPKRCPVRSRSAPWPGSEGPRPPRGDSPAPGAGAEPRRASDSQPPPLPPRSARSFPGCSAGAGGRARPQPRPGSSSSQ, from the exons ACAGCAACTTCATCCTGGCAAACGCTCAGGGTCGCTGTGGCTTCCCCATCGTCTACTGCTCCGACGGCTTCTGCGACCTGACGGGCTTCGGCCGCAGCGAGGTGATGCAGAAGAACTGCAGCTGCCGCTTCCTCTGCGGGGCTGACACCAGCGAGCCCGTCCTGCAGAGCATCGAGAGGGCGCTGGACAGCAGGCAGGAGTACCAGACTGAGGTCTGCTTCTACAAGAAGGGTG GAGCTGCCTTCTGGTGCCTGCTGGACATCATGCCCATCAAGAACGAGAAGGGGGAGGTGGTgctcttcctcttctccttcaAGGACATCACAGAGAGCCGAGGCAGGAGCCACCCTGGTGACAAGAAGGAGG AGAAGCAGAGGAGTGagaagcagaggagcaagaAGCCCGGGAGCTCTCACCTGAGGGCTGCACGGAGGCAGGGCCGGACCATGCTGCACCAGCTCAGCAGCCAGTTTGTCCGGAGGGACCGTGGAGAGATGAAAATCAACCGT AACGTGTTTGAGAACAAGCCCTCCATCCCCGAGTACAAGGTGGCCTCGGTACAGAAGTCCCGCTTCATCCTGCTGCACTACAGCATCTTCAAGGCTCTCTGGGACTGGCTGATCCTGCTGGCCACCTTCTACGTGGCTATCACCGTCCCCTACAACGTCTGCTTCACGGGCACAGAGGACAGCCTGTCAGCTGCCCGCAGCACCATCGTCAGCGACATCGCCGTGGAGATGCTCTTCATCCTGG ATATCATCCTGAACTTCCGCACAACGTACGTGAGCCAGTCGGGCCAGGTCGTGTACGACCCTCGCTCCATCTGCATCCATTACGTGGCCACCTGGTTCTTCGTGGACCTGATTGCTGCTCTGCCCTTCGATCTGCTCTACATCTTCAACGTGACCGTG ACTTCGCTGGTTCACCTGCTGAAGACGGTGCGGCTGCTGCGGCTGCTGCGGCTGCTGCAGAAGCTGGACCGCTACTCGCAGTACAGCGCCATGGTGCTCACGCTGCTCATGTCCATGTTTGCCCTGCTGGCCCACTGGATGGCCTGCATCTGGTACGTCATCGGCCGCAAGGAGCTGGAGAGCAACGACCCCCGCACCTGGGACATCG GCTGGCTGCACGAGCTGGGCAAGAGGCTGGAGGCTCCCTACATCAACAATTCGGTGGGGGGCCCCTCCATCCGCAGCGCCTACATCGCCTCCCTCTACTTCACCCTCAGCAGCCTGACCAGCGTGGGCTTCGGCAACGTCTGCGCCAACACGGACACCGAGAAGATCTTCTCCATCTGCACCATGCTCATTGGGG CGCTGATGCACGCCGTCGTGTTCGGCAATGTCACGGCCATCATCCAGCGCATGTACTCCCGCCGCTCGCTCTACCACACCCGCATGAAGGACCTCAAGGACTTCATCCGCGTGCAccacctgccccagcagctcaagCAGAGGATGCTGGAGTACTTCCAGACCACCTGGTCGGTGAACAACGGCATCGACGCGAACGAG ctgctgcaCGACTTCCCCGACGAGCTGCGCGCGGACGTGGCCATGCACCTGAACAAGGACATCCTGCAGCTGCCCGTCTTCGAGACGGCCAGCCGGGGCTGCCTGCGCTCCCTCTCGCTCCACATCAAGACCTCGTTCTGCGCCCCGGGGGAGTATCTGCTGCGCCAGGGCGACGCCTTGCAGGCCAACTACTTCGTGTGCTCCGGCTCCCTCGAGGTGCTGAAGGACAACGTGGTCCTGGCCATCCTGG GCAAAGGGGATTTGATTGGAGCCGACCTGTGCAGAACGGACCAGGTGATCAAGACCAACGCGGACGTGAAGGCTCTGACCTACTGCGACCTGCAGCACATCGGCCTGCGGGGGCTCTGGGAGGTGCTGCAGCTCTATCCCGAGTACGCCAGCAAGTTCACAGCTGACATCCACCAGGACCTGACCTTCAACCTGCGGGAGGGCAGCGAGATGGAG GGGCTCTGCCGCTACTCCCGGTCCCCGAGGCTGCCACAG CCTCGTCCGGAGAGCGGCGCGGCCCCGGAGAAACCCCTGCCCTCCATTgtggaggatgaggaggagcccgaCGAGGTTTTCCAGCAGTCCCCCGCCGGCAGCTCCCGCcgcaagctgctgctgcccgcGCTGGGCAGCTCCGTGCGCCGCggctccctgagcagcctcctGGGCGAtgagccgtgccagggctcgGCCCTGCGGCACCACCGCCCCTCGCCGTGCCGCAGGGACAGCCGGCCCCAGGAGAGGGATGCTGGCGTGGGCAGGAGGCCGGGCAAGCTGCTCATCCCGTCGCTGCACTCGAGCGGCCCGCCCGACCTCAGCCCCAG ggtggTGGATGGCATCGAGGACAACGGAGGGGCTTCGGAGGCTCAGAGCTTCTGCTTCAGCGCGGCGAGGGACTCCCCGAGCGCAG GAACCGACCCCGGCGGCGCAGCCCTGGCGGTGGAGGCAGAGCAGATAAAGCAGAACATCGGCAGGCTCAACCAGGAG ATCAACCACCTCAACCGGGAGGTGTCCCACCTCagccgggagctgcagggcatGATGGAGATGCTCAAGGCTCACCTGGGCGCCCCGCACCCCCCGGCCTGTCCctgccgcccgcccgccccggtgcccccggtgccccccagctccctcagctcgCCCAGCGCCAGCCCCCGGCCCAAGCGCTGCCCGGTCCGCAGCCGCTCCGCGCCCTGGCCGGGCTCCGAggggccgcgcccgccgcgggGGGACAgccccgctcccggtgccggtgccgagCCCCGCCGCGCCTCGGACTcgcagccgccgccgctgccgccgcgcTCCGCCCGCTCCTTCCCCGGCTGctcggccggggccgggggccgcgcccGCCCGCAGCCGCGCCccggctccagcagctcccagtga
- the KCNH4 gene encoding potassium voltage-gated channel subfamily H member 4 isoform X4 — protein sequence MPVMKGLLAPQNTFLDTIATRFDGTHSNFILANAQGRCGFPIVYCSDGFCDLTGFGRSEVMQKNCSCRFLCGADTSEPVLQSIERALDSRQEYQTEVCFYKKGGAAFWCLLDIMPIKNEKGEVVLFLFSFKDITESRGRSHPGDKKEEKQRSEKQRSKKPGSSHLRAARRQGRTMLHQLSSQFVRRDRGEMKINRNVFENKPSIPEYKVASVQKSRFILLHYSIFKALWDWLILLATFYVAITVPYNVCFTGTEDSLSAARSTIVSDIAVEMLFILDIILNFRTTYVSQSGQVVYDPRSICIHYVATWFFVDLIAALPFDLLYIFNVTVTSLVHLLKTVRLLRLLRLLQKLDRYSQYSAMVLTLLMSMFALLAHWMACIWYVIGRKELESNDPRTWDIGWLHELGKRLEAPYINNSVGGPSIRSAYIASLYFTLSSLTSVGFGNVCANTDTEKIFSICTMLIGALMHAVVFGNVTAIIQRMYSRRSLYHTRMKDLKDFIRVHHLPQQLKQRMLEYFQTTWSVNNGIDANELLHDFPDELRADVAMHLNKDILQLPVFETASRGCLRSLSLHIKTSFCAPGEYLLRQGDALQANYFVCSGSLEVLKDNVVLAILGKGDLIGADLCRTDQVIKTNADVKALTYCDLQHIGLRGLWEVLQLYPEYASKFTADIHQDLTFNLREGSEMEVGALPLLPVPEAATASSGERRGPGETPALHCGG from the exons ACAGCAACTTCATCCTGGCAAACGCTCAGGGTCGCTGTGGCTTCCCCATCGTCTACTGCTCCGACGGCTTCTGCGACCTGACGGGCTTCGGCCGCAGCGAGGTGATGCAGAAGAACTGCAGCTGCCGCTTCCTCTGCGGGGCTGACACCAGCGAGCCCGTCCTGCAGAGCATCGAGAGGGCGCTGGACAGCAGGCAGGAGTACCAGACTGAGGTCTGCTTCTACAAGAAGGGTG GAGCTGCCTTCTGGTGCCTGCTGGACATCATGCCCATCAAGAACGAGAAGGGGGAGGTGGTgctcttcctcttctccttcaAGGACATCACAGAGAGCCGAGGCAGGAGCCACCCTGGTGACAAGAAGGAGG AGAAGCAGAGGAGTGagaagcagaggagcaagaAGCCCGGGAGCTCTCACCTGAGGGCTGCACGGAGGCAGGGCCGGACCATGCTGCACCAGCTCAGCAGCCAGTTTGTCCGGAGGGACCGTGGAGAGATGAAAATCAACCGT AACGTGTTTGAGAACAAGCCCTCCATCCCCGAGTACAAGGTGGCCTCGGTACAGAAGTCCCGCTTCATCCTGCTGCACTACAGCATCTTCAAGGCTCTCTGGGACTGGCTGATCCTGCTGGCCACCTTCTACGTGGCTATCACCGTCCCCTACAACGTCTGCTTCACGGGCACAGAGGACAGCCTGTCAGCTGCCCGCAGCACCATCGTCAGCGACATCGCCGTGGAGATGCTCTTCATCCTGG ATATCATCCTGAACTTCCGCACAACGTACGTGAGCCAGTCGGGCCAGGTCGTGTACGACCCTCGCTCCATCTGCATCCATTACGTGGCCACCTGGTTCTTCGTGGACCTGATTGCTGCTCTGCCCTTCGATCTGCTCTACATCTTCAACGTGACCGTG ACTTCGCTGGTTCACCTGCTGAAGACGGTGCGGCTGCTGCGGCTGCTGCGGCTGCTGCAGAAGCTGGACCGCTACTCGCAGTACAGCGCCATGGTGCTCACGCTGCTCATGTCCATGTTTGCCCTGCTGGCCCACTGGATGGCCTGCATCTGGTACGTCATCGGCCGCAAGGAGCTGGAGAGCAACGACCCCCGCACCTGGGACATCG GCTGGCTGCACGAGCTGGGCAAGAGGCTGGAGGCTCCCTACATCAACAATTCGGTGGGGGGCCCCTCCATCCGCAGCGCCTACATCGCCTCCCTCTACTTCACCCTCAGCAGCCTGACCAGCGTGGGCTTCGGCAACGTCTGCGCCAACACGGACACCGAGAAGATCTTCTCCATCTGCACCATGCTCATTGGGG CGCTGATGCACGCCGTCGTGTTCGGCAATGTCACGGCCATCATCCAGCGCATGTACTCCCGCCGCTCGCTCTACCACACCCGCATGAAGGACCTCAAGGACTTCATCCGCGTGCAccacctgccccagcagctcaagCAGAGGATGCTGGAGTACTTCCAGACCACCTGGTCGGTGAACAACGGCATCGACGCGAACGAG ctgctgcaCGACTTCCCCGACGAGCTGCGCGCGGACGTGGCCATGCACCTGAACAAGGACATCCTGCAGCTGCCCGTCTTCGAGACGGCCAGCCGGGGCTGCCTGCGCTCCCTCTCGCTCCACATCAAGACCTCGTTCTGCGCCCCGGGGGAGTATCTGCTGCGCCAGGGCGACGCCTTGCAGGCCAACTACTTCGTGTGCTCCGGCTCCCTCGAGGTGCTGAAGGACAACGTGGTCCTGGCCATCCTGG GCAAAGGGGATTTGATTGGAGCCGACCTGTGCAGAACGGACCAGGTGATCAAGACCAACGCGGACGTGAAGGCTCTGACCTACTGCGACCTGCAGCACATCGGCCTGCGGGGGCTCTGGGAGGTGCTGCAGCTCTATCCCGAGTACGCCAGCAAGTTCACAGCTGACATCCACCAGGACCTGACCTTCAACCTGCGGGAGGGCAGCGAGATGGAGGTGG GGGCTCTGCCGCTACTCCCGGTCCCCGAGGCTGCCACAG CCTCGTCCGGAGAGCGGCGCGGCCCCGGAGAAACCCCTGCCCTCCATTgtggaggatga
- the KCNH4 gene encoding potassium voltage-gated channel subfamily H member 4 isoform X3, producing MPIKNEKGEVVLFLFSFKDITESRGRSHPGDKKEEKQRSEKQRSKKPGSSHLRAARRQGRTMLHQLSSQFVRRDRGEMKINRNVFENKPSIPEYKVASVQKSRFILLHYSIFKALWDWLILLATFYVAITVPYNVCFTGTEDSLSAARSTIVSDIAVEMLFILDIILNFRTTYVSQSGQVVYDPRSICIHYVATWFFVDLIAALPFDLLYIFNVTVTSLVHLLKTVRLLRLLRLLQKLDRYSQYSAMVLTLLMSMFALLAHWMACIWYVIGRKELESNDPRTWDIGWLHELGKRLEAPYINNSVGGPSIRSAYIASLYFTLSSLTSVGFGNVCANTDTEKIFSICTMLIGALMHAVVFGNVTAIIQRMYSRRSLYHTRMKDLKDFIRVHHLPQQLKQRMLEYFQTTWSVNNGIDANELLHDFPDELRADVAMHLNKDILQLPVFETASRGCLRSLSLHIKTSFCAPGEYLLRQGDALQANYFVCSGSLEVLKDNVVLAILGKGDLIGADLCRTDQVIKTNADVKALTYCDLQHIGLRGLWEVLQLYPEYASKFTADIHQDLTFNLREGSEMEGLCRYSRSPRLPQPRPESGAAPEKPLPSIVEDEEEPDEVFQQSPAGSSRRKLLLPALGSSVRRGSLSSLLGDEPCQGSALRHHRPSPCRRDSRPQERDAGVGRRPGKLLIPSLHSSGPPDLSPRVVDGIEDNGGASEAQSFCFSAARDSPSAAGTDPGGAALAVEAEQIKQNIGRLNQEINHLNREVSHLSRELQGMMEMLKAHLGAPHPPACPCRPPAPVPPVPPSSLSSPSASPRPKRCPVRSRSAPWPGSEGPRPPRGDSPAPGAGAEPRRASDSQPPPLPPRSARSFPGCSAGAGGRARPQPRPGSSSSQ from the exons ATGCCCATCAAGAACGAGAAGGGGGAGGTGGTgctcttcctcttctccttcaAGGACATCACAGAGAGCCGAGGCAGGAGCCACCCTGGTGACAAGAAGGAGG AGAAGCAGAGGAGTGagaagcagaggagcaagaAGCCCGGGAGCTCTCACCTGAGGGCTGCACGGAGGCAGGGCCGGACCATGCTGCACCAGCTCAGCAGCCAGTTTGTCCGGAGGGACCGTGGAGAGATGAAAATCAACCGT AACGTGTTTGAGAACAAGCCCTCCATCCCCGAGTACAAGGTGGCCTCGGTACAGAAGTCCCGCTTCATCCTGCTGCACTACAGCATCTTCAAGGCTCTCTGGGACTGGCTGATCCTGCTGGCCACCTTCTACGTGGCTATCACCGTCCCCTACAACGTCTGCTTCACGGGCACAGAGGACAGCCTGTCAGCTGCCCGCAGCACCATCGTCAGCGACATCGCCGTGGAGATGCTCTTCATCCTGG ATATCATCCTGAACTTCCGCACAACGTACGTGAGCCAGTCGGGCCAGGTCGTGTACGACCCTCGCTCCATCTGCATCCATTACGTGGCCACCTGGTTCTTCGTGGACCTGATTGCTGCTCTGCCCTTCGATCTGCTCTACATCTTCAACGTGACCGTG ACTTCGCTGGTTCACCTGCTGAAGACGGTGCGGCTGCTGCGGCTGCTGCGGCTGCTGCAGAAGCTGGACCGCTACTCGCAGTACAGCGCCATGGTGCTCACGCTGCTCATGTCCATGTTTGCCCTGCTGGCCCACTGGATGGCCTGCATCTGGTACGTCATCGGCCGCAAGGAGCTGGAGAGCAACGACCCCCGCACCTGGGACATCG GCTGGCTGCACGAGCTGGGCAAGAGGCTGGAGGCTCCCTACATCAACAATTCGGTGGGGGGCCCCTCCATCCGCAGCGCCTACATCGCCTCCCTCTACTTCACCCTCAGCAGCCTGACCAGCGTGGGCTTCGGCAACGTCTGCGCCAACACGGACACCGAGAAGATCTTCTCCATCTGCACCATGCTCATTGGGG CGCTGATGCACGCCGTCGTGTTCGGCAATGTCACGGCCATCATCCAGCGCATGTACTCCCGCCGCTCGCTCTACCACACCCGCATGAAGGACCTCAAGGACTTCATCCGCGTGCAccacctgccccagcagctcaagCAGAGGATGCTGGAGTACTTCCAGACCACCTGGTCGGTGAACAACGGCATCGACGCGAACGAG ctgctgcaCGACTTCCCCGACGAGCTGCGCGCGGACGTGGCCATGCACCTGAACAAGGACATCCTGCAGCTGCCCGTCTTCGAGACGGCCAGCCGGGGCTGCCTGCGCTCCCTCTCGCTCCACATCAAGACCTCGTTCTGCGCCCCGGGGGAGTATCTGCTGCGCCAGGGCGACGCCTTGCAGGCCAACTACTTCGTGTGCTCCGGCTCCCTCGAGGTGCTGAAGGACAACGTGGTCCTGGCCATCCTGG GCAAAGGGGATTTGATTGGAGCCGACCTGTGCAGAACGGACCAGGTGATCAAGACCAACGCGGACGTGAAGGCTCTGACCTACTGCGACCTGCAGCACATCGGCCTGCGGGGGCTCTGGGAGGTGCTGCAGCTCTATCCCGAGTACGCCAGCAAGTTCACAGCTGACATCCACCAGGACCTGACCTTCAACCTGCGGGAGGGCAGCGAGATGGAG GGGCTCTGCCGCTACTCCCGGTCCCCGAGGCTGCCACAG CCTCGTCCGGAGAGCGGCGCGGCCCCGGAGAAACCCCTGCCCTCCATTgtggaggatgaggaggagcccgaCGAGGTTTTCCAGCAGTCCCCCGCCGGCAGCTCCCGCcgcaagctgctgctgcccgcGCTGGGCAGCTCCGTGCGCCGCggctccctgagcagcctcctGGGCGAtgagccgtgccagggctcgGCCCTGCGGCACCACCGCCCCTCGCCGTGCCGCAGGGACAGCCGGCCCCAGGAGAGGGATGCTGGCGTGGGCAGGAGGCCGGGCAAGCTGCTCATCCCGTCGCTGCACTCGAGCGGCCCGCCCGACCTCAGCCCCAG ggtggTGGATGGCATCGAGGACAACGGAGGGGCTTCGGAGGCTCAGAGCTTCTGCTTCAGCGCGGCGAGGGACTCCCCGAGCGCAG CAGGAACCGACCCCGGCGGCGCAGCCCTGGCGGTGGAGGCAGAGCAGATAAAGCAGAACATCGGCAGGCTCAACCAGGAG ATCAACCACCTCAACCGGGAGGTGTCCCACCTCagccgggagctgcagggcatGATGGAGATGCTCAAGGCTCACCTGGGCGCCCCGCACCCCCCGGCCTGTCCctgccgcccgcccgccccggtgcccccggtgccccccagctccctcagctcgCCCAGCGCCAGCCCCCGGCCCAAGCGCTGCCCGGTCCGCAGCCGCTCCGCGCCCTGGCCGGGCTCCGAggggccgcgcccgccgcgggGGGACAgccccgctcccggtgccggtgccgagCCCCGCCGCGCCTCGGACTcgcagccgccgccgctgccgccgcgcTCCGCCCGCTCCTTCCCCGGCTGctcggccggggccgggggccgcgcccGCCCGCAGCCGCGCCccggctccagcagctcccagtga